One Coffea eugenioides isolate CCC68of chromosome 2, Ceug_1.0, whole genome shotgun sequence genomic window, atggttaaattttaacaaataattaagtcctaaaatatcaacacatcatcaaattattattcattataattttacaattgaaacttataaaaacaatcaaataaaaattatttgaatacaatccaacataatgaaataaatataactaaagtagtcaagttttcacttttggcacaaatacgatcactaattcattattgtgcttgtgtttttttaagaaaaaaaatgttattgtattaagtgtaattagggatttagtataaatgtattagtgaatttagtataaccaattaataatttgtattagtacacatatataattattagtataattaataatatcaattatattatatatactaatagacattatataatacatactccctccctttttttataactgacgtttaaggttttgcacaccaattaagaaaagtttttcattgcttaaatctgtacactactttccttttgtaccctcattaattgtccaattcacccatgttttctctcactagagtaCTAAATGGTGCTGTTTTACTAGACCAAAAGCAATAATTACTAGGGTTGTTACAAAGAGAGAAGCAATAATTactaggagtagtaattaagaaccctgtattggaaaagagagataagagggtaaaattgtgaaaaaataattaatactgtatggggataataaaacgacagataaaagtacactagagcaaatttcttaaacgtcaattataaaaaaagggagggagtataactaataatatcattatcataagtttgtaactaattaaattatatattatatatataattatatacatatattttatatatttatttttttaaagcgggTGGCGGGACGGGGAATGGGGCAGGGGTACACTCTCCCGCCCCAACCCTCTCCCCATTAGCCCCCCgcggggcgggtgcccgcgATCACctgcccccattgccatccctaaatTGACGCCTTCATGTCAAGAATCTCATCTCTTAAGTTTTAACCACTAAAGAATCTCTCGTACAAgaccaaaagagaaagaatCGAACGAGCATTCTGACTAATGAAATGCACTAATTAGAAACTAGAAACTCCTATACTAAGCAACAATGCAATTTAGCGAcagaaataaattaaaagatgattcatcttcttgattttagaaatttcatatttgtgCCTATCGTTTAGGATTGTCGTGATTTTCAATTGCTTTTTACAGGTAGACTCTTAGAAATTatagcaattaatttttttcccataagaatggaaaaatgaaaaagaaaaagtcctTTTCCAGGAACATGAATTATTTGGAAGAATTTATGCTTTGTGATCAAATAAAGGAATATTTTGTGAACGATAAATTGGATTGTTCTCCTTATCTGATAAGCACTTTCCAGAGGAATAGTAGATAAGCACATTATGGGGTGTGCTTCCCAAGAAAAAGCTCTCAAAATGGgacctttttgtttttgtttttttttatatgtcTATAATCATGTAATAAATCTGTGTTCTATTCATGAGGTGTAACTTTTTTAAAAAGACAGACTCAATAAGCAGAATTTCCATTAGACTCACTTTGACTGAGGAGCTTAATTATAGGTCATAATAAACTCAATATTAGAATTTGAAAAGTAAGATTAATGTTGCTCTTATCAATGCAGACctggtgatttttttttgattaattttcaCAAAACCCCTCTAGATTTGAAATATGTAACTGATCAGCCACTAAAGTTTGACAAGCCGTGCATTCACTTGTAGTATTTGAAGCTTGATCTGTTTTTAGTCAGTTGTTCTTTTATTGAACAGCCAATTAAAGTCACGATTAAAattagagtaaatcttatatatactgatagTGCATACAATATCACCATTGGATCCATGACACGtgtgcaaaaattgaatttcaatttcaaattttgcatagttgtcattcattcaatgcTGACCATGTATATCAATGTAGGAAATATTAACCCTAAAATTAAAAGTCCAAAATCCTCGTCCTTTTATAGCTAAAATACTACGCTTGACTTAGAAGTAAGAAAGGATAAAAAGGGTCTAAATGCCACTTTTTCAAACTTGTAGTGGTTAACCTACATCTTTTTAAACTTTGAAGCATTTTAATGAaacttgctctctctttctattatattcctttttcttctcttgtctTTTTGGCTACTTTAGGGTTGaccaatgttttttttttttttcatcaataTTCCTTTTTGTGTGATGTAGAAGATAGCTAGAGCCTAGAGTGAGTTCTTTCTTGCAGCTAGTTATCTTCATGTAATTTGAGCAAAACCAAGTAAAATTTGACCCAACCAACTACTCCAAGTAGTTGACTACCAAAAGAGATTTAAAATTCTACTTGGATATAAGGGATCGAATTTCTTTACTTACATTTTAAAAATCTAGAACTCCCCTCCCCCCTCGGATTTCTCCATTGGTCCCGTTGGATTACCCCCTCCCTATAGTGtagagtaggagtaggtctatcatatatttaaaaaaaaaaaagataaaatttgacCCACccttggttgattttctttcatgCTGAAGAATTGTAGTTAACTCTAGCCAAATCTCATATCGACCTATCTAATCAACTTCACTTTTAATTTTGACAACATTGCCTCCAACTAAAGCATAAGAAATGTatcaaataccaaaaaaaaaggaacataatgagcaaaaaaaaccaaattaaaaaaaataaaatacattatcatatattatatatatcataCACCATATATATGTTTTAACTTTTCCTTCTCTAATTACATAGTTAAGTACTTAATTCCAATGAATATAGGtggatgaaaaattgaaaatgagaGGAACTTAGGTACCCTTTAATTGCGACCTCATTAAATTATGATGCAGCTAACTTCAAATCTGTTGACCCAAGAAACAAGGTGCCCTCGTGAGCTGTGACCCTTTCTTCTTGGAGTGGTCCAAAAACACCTTAAAGTATTCTTTCGAGAGAAAAGACTATTATAAGTATATTTTTATATCTGTCAGcagtaaagaaaatgaaatggttGCTTCGTTTCTACTTCCTTGGATGCTTGATGGCCTTGGTCGGGTGGATTGCCATCCCCATCTTGTCATCTTCCAACTCCAACTCagccaaaaaaaacaaaaactaaagaaatatGGCTTTCTTGAGtcataaaaaaaggaaaaaaaaaagtgtagtTTCATGTGAACAAGATTGCCAGTCTGTCTTCCATTGACCCACAAAAAAGGGCAACAGATACAGAGGAAGAATAACGTAAAAGAGAATTATTTAGTCTATCCTACTTCAAATCTTATTTATTTAAAGGGCAATcattcttctatttttttttccgctctcgtttaccctttttttttttggtggtcaAACATGTGAATTGAGATTTCGGGAGGTCAAACAAAGTTGTCTAAGTACATAATTGAACTCTAATTTTGGGATAATAACCCGTTATTTAAATATGATAAAGTCGTTGTTCACAAAATCAAATTAAAATCAAGATTTTCCTTTCTAACTTGTACATGTCTAAGTTAAGTTTGATtcttgggataatttcacaaatctCCTTTTAGGTTTCTGATAATTTTATTTAACATCCctgaattttgaaaaatatcacTTGTCTTTCgtacttttgatttttttataaCATTATTATAAActcatttcaaaatatattattaaaaaactcatttttggatAGAGAAGATATCTTCGTTCCAAAGCGATATATTTCTCAATGTTTAAAGGTGGTATTAAGTGAATCTCATGAgagttttttgaaattatcccttgattCTTTGTCTCCATCCATTTTATTGGGCTATGGGATTGCAGAAAAAGCCACAGGAACTTTGGCGTGCGCGGCTAATGAAAATATTAGCTACCTTTTAATAAACATAATAACTAGCATTATTTATGGCAATACTTTAATGAGCCTGTACTGAATCAAATCAAAAGTCACTAAAAATGTCTGTTAAACTTGAGATAAACAAAAGGGCTAAAACTTGCAAATCCAGGAACGCACGAGAGGTCTTGAGATTTTCCTATTGCCTCGAGGAGACAAGAATGAGATTCAAAGTTAACTTTAACTTTAACCTTAgacttcaaaaaatatatatattcaacAACAAGAATTGGTGTTCGTGTGGTGGGTCGCAAGGACACGTGAAGGCAACTTTTTTATCCACTGAATTGCATCCAAAACTCCAAAACCTggctgacagtgtatatactgtcagtgtcaGTGGCAAAATTGGGATAATCTTCATGTACtttgcgttttttttttttttttcaaacgagcATCTAATGGACATTCATTAATATATTTAAATTCTATTCAGCCTACAATACATACACACAGTAATAATTATTATCTTTCCTTATAATTTATacactttttctaattaatcttgCCTTTTTAAAAATCTAATCCCTAATGTGAATAATCTTAACGAGTGTTCAATAGGCACCTCAGacagtttcatttatttttatcaatAGACTAAGCAGTCTAATTATTTTCCAAATTAAGGGAAAGATGGAAATAGAACGAGATCTTACCATACTGGGCaagggctttttttttttttcccctcttttctcttttcacaATTAGGAGCTATAGCTTAAATACTTTAAATGAAATCTTGAAAACCCATATAGCTTAGTGGTAACTCATATCTTGAAAGAACTTGTGTAGTGACTGATTTTCCGGGCAACCCATAAGTAAACATTTTGGTAGCAAGCTGCTTGTCTTGTTCATGTTCATGGAACAGCTCTGGCAAGTCGGATTCGATTGAGGCGTATCTTCCCAGAAGCCAACCGTTGTGCTATTGAAATGATGATGATTGCAACGAGCTAATTCTactttatttatattttaataaTTACATGCATCATTCGCAcccaaaaaaatgaagaaggaagTATTCGcaccaaaattcaattttattttttttttttggtcggcACAGGGTGTCCGgatcaatccttacggggcccgactaatcccttGCGGCCCGGGCCCGGCGCTCCAACCCGACCCGAACACGGCCAAAATTCAATTGATtcagaggaaaaaaaaaaagcaaagttGCAATCATGGCATCTACTAGTAGTAGGGATGACTGATTAACGAATTCCACTTTTTCGGAGTCTAAAGCAAAGTTGATTTCATGGCTTCGGTCAATGTGTAATTTTGCTACTGCACTTGGAAATGAAAAGGGGTaccaacaaaaatgcacaaacaGGAATGAGAGTGGGGTGCAGTGAacttatttctatgccaaaaTTAGAAAATCGCGCATGTATCGTGTTGAAGCTAGAATATGCGCACGTTGAGGAGAATAATTTGTGGAAAGGCCGTGTTTCTGAATTCTGATGATATCTCTTGACCCCTCAATGCATTTAATTTTGGCATGATAAGGTTTGGGTTTTGGGGGCCCCACTTAATTCCAATTATTGGTTAGTGCCCTGCTACATCAGCCAACTAATAAACTCATTTCCCATCTTCTTTCACCGGGGAGGAGGGGTTGCAGGGGATAGGCGGCAGAGGAGGGCGGCGGGTGAGAGCTGAGGGACAGGTGGTGGGTTGTCTTTAAGAAAACACCGAATAACTCTAAAAACACCACCCTAtctcaaaacaaataaaaaatattttttttttaaaattcgtTTGAATTAACTGTTTTTGAgaatgtttttgaaaaactttactATAAcattgtatatgaaaaattttactataaaatttttttaaaatatttgatatactgtatagatgaaatattttttgaattattgtttattattacaatattatatttaaaaaacagcatatttttgaaaaaataaccaATCCAAATAGAGCCATAATGGTAAAGTTTTGCACAAAAACACCCAAATAACGCTCAATCCAAACATACATCAACCCTCAGACGTAACTGCCCAAAGgcaaattttaccaaaaaaagcATGGAGTGCTACTAGAAAAGGCAATATATAGGATGTAAAACTATTCAAAACTAATTGGCTTTATAAATCcaaaaaaaacatgcaagtaCAGTGTTTGAACCTAAACTCGCGCAAATTTCCACAAATGACAATACATTTGAGTCAAGTTATTTCAGCAGAGTCTTACAAGTAGATTTGCACTTGGAAAAGAGTTCTTCAGTAATATGCTTTCCGAGGATTGTTCTGCAAGAAGCAAAGCAGCAAAGTCACAAAGTAAAGTTTAACCCACAAAACAAGTTAAATTGTAGCAGCAAAGCAACATAACCGAAGAAATGTTGAGTcataccaaagggtttggccgGTAACGATAGCCGAGCATCATCCGCTTCTTGTACTGTTCGTAAATGTCATCCTCAGCTGTCACTTCTCCCGGATTCTGAGCACCAACGCCCAGGTTGTCCTTTTTCACACCACCTGCCATAATTGGATCAGCAATACCACTTCTGGAGCTCCCAAGGCCTTCGCCTGCAATTTCCAAAAGTGTCGACAATATCATGAATAGTACGTACGTACTTCTCTCAAGCACAATATTACATCAATCTCTAAAATCAGAATGGATTGCGCTCTGCAGCACCAAACGCACACTTGACAGGTACATCTACCAAAATAGGCCCATGTACAGAGGTCAAACCTCATTTAGAGGATTGACACGGGTATTCAAGATCCATAGTACTTGATCGCGGTTATACAATTTATCACCAAATATAAAAAGACATAATCTCACTAAAATAGATGAAGAAACCATAGATTGCTTTTCCAGAATTAATAAGTCCCGAAGGAAGATATCCATATGCATCCCGATCCAGGGAAAGAGAGAAATTGCGAAAGAGTGCAAGAACCCAGTGATTTTTTATCCATTTTAAAGTGCAAGACAAGGGAAGCTTAAATTAGAGAAGAAATGTAACTAAGCCTGATAGAAGAATTAGGGGGGAAGCAAAAACCAGACATAAGACTATGGCAGATAGGCTTGAAAAGGGTAAGCAAAGGCGGTACCTTCTTTCCAACCCATTTTTGACAGAAGTTTGTGGCCAATGTTATCTGCCTGAATTTTTGCCTTCTCTGCAGCCTCCTTTGCAGCTTTGCGCGCAGCAACATCATTACAACTGGTTAAGAACTTCTCAAGTTCCTCAGGAGGAATATAGTCACCCATGTGATGTCCTTTTTTACCAGAAGCTGAAAAAAAACCGCGTTCATGCAATATTTGCCATTCACATTTTATGCAGTTAATTGATATTAGCAATTAATAGGCATAGATGCGTACAAAGAATATAACTAAAAGGGAAGATCTAGTCCCAGATAAGAAGGTTGAGACTTATATTTTATTAGCATAAATTGTACATACCTTGGAGTGAAGCAGGGGGAGGCATCTCGTCCTTTGATGCTTTTGGTGGCCTAAATTTTTCTTCATGAGCTGCCTTCTTCATGTAATACTCCATCATGGCAATAGGGTCAGCAGCTGTTAGCGCGCTAGATTCCCCTACACGTCAAAACTTGAATTAACAATATAGACCAAGCTGCTGATAACTGGACATGAACACTACATACCACATGAGGTAATAGTAAAGTAGTATTTTACAGAATATCTAATCAAAAAATGAGAGTTGTCCAAGAACTCAAAAGCTCTCAAAAGAtgtaaacccaaaaaaataggTCAAATTCCAGCTATCTTTCACTCCAGATCCTACTATTTTTCTAAGAAGCAATGCCAGCAAGCTGCATCCTACTTATGAGGACATTTCATGGTTATATTAACTGTTCCCAAGTCATCAATTGATGCTACATCAGTTGTAAATTAAGTACAAATGCTCTTTCAATGTTGAACAGTCAATGATGCACAATAACAGCAGTAAACGCATGTTCATAAAATCATTCTCTAACCAACACAACTGCAAACCCAGTTTCTGGCAAAAAGATCCACAAAAGGATACTACTGCAGGAAAAATGAAATTCTCTATACTTTGGCTTTTATACGACAGCAAACAAGAACATCAACTTATAAAACTACATGCACTCAAAACCAGAATTCTAAGAGCTAGTTTCACATTATCATCTACAGCAATGCAATCAAATTTAGTTTCTCTCTGTTCCCTATCTTTGTCAGAATTTAACAATGCACCTAGAAAAAGCAACAGTAAGCAGGAAGAAactgagaaaaagaaaactctGGTATATACCTGATCTTCCAGTTGATGATTCTGGTACTGATGCACTAGAAGCTGTCATATTCTCTGCTGTTTCATATAAAGCTGAGGCAGGAATTTGGTAATTTGACTGTTGTTGATATGACCTTTGAGAACCACTTGTTGCAGTACTATTGGCACTAGCCATATTACCTGCTGAGTAAATgttcaaattcaattcaataACCAGTTATTTACCCTTCCCTTTTTGGTAATTAAACAATTCACCATTAACTAAAGAAATGCTAAACTTTTCATACACCAAAATCTCCATTTTCAAAAATGACATACACATCAAGCATATGTGAAAGTGCATGAATTAAAGGCAAGAAGGGGCAAAATCAATTGATCCTCACCATTTCAAGATAAGACAGATAATGCATACATCAAAAGCTCACAATCTACAAACAAACTAGGCAGACCAGAAAACAGAGAAGACAATTGACACCGCAAGAAAATATTCTAGCCAAACCCCATCAAGTGCAGAGCAATACAATAAACAAGTCACAGCTATTAAAGGCACAAGTTTTAGACGCAGTGATATCCTCATCAGAGCACCAACAGCACTACTTTAAAGCAATCCATCAACAACCTCCAGCTAGGAGCATGATGAAATAAACAACACCTCGGGGACTGAAATTAAGGCACTAACCACTTTGGGGCGTTTGGTTATCCATGGATTCTGACAGAGCTTTCTCCTCTTCACTAAGCCGATATTCATAGTACTTATAATCAGAACAACTTTGATCGAACAAAAACCTGCAAGAATGGCCAGGCCAAGATATATTAATTGCACCAGAAAATCCGATGAAACATGTGATAAGCACTTCATTCAGTTTTACCCCAAATCATTTCAGTAACTATTAACAATTCAACACAAATCATGCCATCACCACACACTGACAAAATTTCAATGTCCTTTCATTCTGTCACTTGAGGACAATATCTATCATACCAAAAAGAGTGTACCGCTAAAGTTCATTGCAACTACATTAAAACATGCCCCAGGCCATCTTTATAGGTAAGTAGGTAGGGAACCACTTGGACCGACTAATTGGGAATGTACTTTTGACCACCTGTTAAACTTGGGAAAAATAATTTACTAATACAGCACCCAAGAATTCAAGGAAACGTACACTTAAAAAGATTTTCAAAGTTTCCCTCTAATATTGATGTAGACCATCTTGACAAGCTAGAACTAATCAGCTTAAGAGTATGTATGTGCAGAAAACTGCACTTTTAGGAGCTATAAGAAGGGGATCTCTACAGTACCATTTGAGACCACACACTTATTTTGCTTGGAAAAGGGAATGTTAACAAGTATCTGCCCATATACAAATAGGAGTCAATCAGGCTCTCTCAAATCTCAATCCCCTCATTTCTGTTAGTTACAAAAATCATCGAGTTACTAAAGGTCTGGGAGATTAAAAACAAGtataaataagaaagaaagagtAATCATGGAAAAGAGTAGATAAGAAAAAAGGaccaaaaaaagaaacacaagtaaataaataaataaatgaacaaAAGGACCAAACATACGCATAACCCACAAAATTTCTTATCCAGAGAACATTCTGCACTCTGAACAACTACCAGCAAATTGCAGAAGTAAAACACATACTTAAAGGGAGTGTCTCCAGGATTTTTTTGACGTGTAATATGTTCAAACTGCCTCCCATTCTTAGCCACAAAACTTGCTAGTTTGTCTGCAACTTTCTTCACTGTAGGATCACTTGGGGAAGGTGGTGCTGCATGCACTTAAAGAACTGGTTAATACCAAGAGCATGAACAAGTGAATGTAAATTACTCTTGTAGCAGGCTTGCCACATTTTCCAAATCTTTCATTGAACATCCCTTTCCGGCAATGTTGATATGGGATTATAGTATACACTGCATTCATCAGATAAGAATAATTCAAGAATGTTTTGTCCCTTTCATGACTACTTCATGCCTAGACAATTTTGAAAAGGTAGGGCAAGGGCGACAATCAAGCTAGCATTGTGCAATATGAGCATATTGTCTAAAAGCTGCCACAATGACTTATAGTATATCAGCCCAGCCCAGAGACAAAGAATTTGAAGTATCAGACTGGTACAGACATTACAACCCAGTCAAAGGGAAAAAGAGATCTGTAAAACTGCATGAGGAAGAAAAAACACTAGATAGGAACAAAGCAGAGGGCCTAGAATATTTAACACATGGATATTACTATGCAACAGGGGAGATAAGTAACCAAAGCGGCCAGCCTAGTGAAAAGAGCATCCAACAGTCAAAAACCTTAGCTGAGAATGATAAAATGTAACCAATTGTGCAAAATCAATATATATTTATGGTATAGAGTAACAAAATACTCTACAGGACACTAAACCAATCCATCAAGGAGCAGTTCCCTCAACATGTAAGTCTACCATGTTGAAATCCTAATATCAGGCAAGACAGCTGTCTTCACTAAGAATATTGATCCTTGTCAATGTCTGTGGATTTGAAATCTTATGCGTAGCAAGTCATGCCCAATATCAACAAGAAGGGCCAAAAAGGGAAGCATCATGCATCACAATTATCTATGCTTCTCTCTGCTAGAGCAAAGCACTTCAGTGCATTGCTAGTTAAATTTAGTGCAGAATCCTGCTATATTTTTAGCCCTGAATAAACCAgatgaaaagaaaggaattaCCAACATCAACTTGTCTGGATGATTGCTGAAAAGCGTCAGGCTCACCCAACTTCTGCCGCTTTACTGGTCCATCATCAGATGGATTTCCGGCTTCTGTTTTTTCTTCATCCTCATCTTCACCTAACTTAACAGGGGGTGCCACAAGTTTCGATTTTTGTTTCAAGCTGAACGCAAGCTTACCACTCGAAGCAGCTTGAGAAGTTTTACGAGAATCATTTGCCTTAATACTCATCATTGGTTTACCAATGACAAGCTTAGGTGTTGAAGTTCCTGATAGATTTGGGCCTGATTTAAGTTGCTCTACTGGCACAagtttctctttttccttctgcTCCTTCTCCTGTTGAAGCTGCTTGAATCTCTCCATGAATGAACCATCATTAACAAACAGACTAGATTCTTTTCCCTTCTCCATTAGCAAAAAACCAGGTTTCTTTCCTGCTGTTTTACAAACTGCTTGACAAGCAAGCTTACAAGCTATTCAGCAAAAGAATAGATGGTTCATctttgtataaatatttatttactgcAGTCTCATGATCTCAATTTAAATGCTACCAAAATCAGCAGAACAAAGTGTTAAATGACACTATAGACCGTTTGGCAACCTTGTTAGTTCCAGCAAAATACCAGAGTAGTTAGAGATTCCAATATCATTCAAAGCCATATGGTTACATACTTTCAGTTGCT contains:
- the LOC113761411 gene encoding SURP and G-patch domain-containing protein 1-like protein isoform X1, with amino-acid sequence MEKGKESSLFVNDGSFMERFKQLQQEKEQKEKEKLVPVEQLKSGPNLSGTSTPKLVIGKPMMSIKANDSRKTSQAASSGKLAFSLKQKSKLVAPPVKLGEDEDEEKTEAGNPSDDGPVKRQKLGEPDAFQQSSRQVDVAPPSPSDPTVKKVADKLASFVAKNGRQFEHITRQKNPGDTPFKFLFDQSCSDYKYYEYRLSEEEKALSESMDNQTPQSAGNMASANSTATSGSQRSYQQQSNYQIPASALYETAENMTASSASVPESSTGRSGESSALTAADPIAMMEYYMKKAAHEEKFRPPKASKDEMPPPASLQASGKKGHHMGDYIPPEELEKFLTSCNDVAARKAAKEAAEKAKIQADNIGHKLLSKMGWKEGEGLGSSRSGIADPIMAGGVKKDNLGVGAQNPGEVTAEDDIYEQYKKRMMLGYRYRPNPLNNPRKAYY
- the LOC113761411 gene encoding SURP and G-patch domain-containing protein 1-like protein isoform X2 → MEKGKESSLFVNDGSFMERFKQLQQEKEQKEKEKLVPVEQLKSGPNLSGTSTPKLVIGKPMMSIKANDSRKTSQAASSGKLAFSLKQKSKLVAPPVKLGEDEDEEKTEAGNPSDDGPVKRQKLGEPDAFQQSSRQVDVAPPSPSDPTVKKVADKLASFVAKNGRQFEHITRQKNPGDTPFKFLFDQSCSDYKYYEYRLSEEEKALSESMDNQTPQSGNMASANSTATSGSQRSYQQQSNYQIPASALYETAENMTASSASVPESSTGRSGESSALTAADPIAMMEYYMKKAAHEEKFRPPKASKDEMPPPASLQASGKKGHHMGDYIPPEELEKFLTSCNDVAARKAAKEAAEKAKIQADNIGHKLLSKMGWKEGEGLGSSRSGIADPIMAGGVKKDNLGVGAQNPGEVTAEDDIYEQYKKRMMLGYRYRPNPLNNPRKAYY